One segment of Triticum aestivum cultivar Chinese Spring chromosome 2A, IWGSC CS RefSeq v2.1, whole genome shotgun sequence DNA contains the following:
- the LOC123184383 gene encoding wall-associated receptor kinase 5-like — MIPAAALTVLLLQLRLSTAASHVTAGAGPLPHCQTSCGAVEVPYPFGIGDGCYWPGFNLTCDRTRSREPRLLVGADLQVVEISLANSTVRIVDIAGQVRLTFSVGLDGNGTWGGLGAASPYVLSEMRNQFVVTGCNVQVTLVGDSDDSSGGNVICCCSSFCSTNNKLTGALTSSPGYGAAGCCDTPIPIGRPSYGVEMKSLDSRNEYAHRLPIAVRFAKRGWFEGAYAVLLKDSPGYSPSRRPAVPVVLDFAVDSKPVMLPGMATSGCPVDARRSVCQSRHASCRNVSGKYRSGYVCRCLDGYRGNPYLAGGCQDVDECALPGMCFGECINTAGGHLCRCQRGAHGDPRITNGCIKSYLGLSAGIGVGSGAAFLIMVIGAILVTRKMKQRRGKMLKKKFFKQNRGHLLQQLVSQKADIAERMIIPLVEIQKATNNFDKAREIGGGGHGTVYKGIMSDLHVVAIKKSKVAIQREIDEFINEVAILSQINHRNVVKLHGCCLETEVPLLVYEFISNGTLYHHLHVEETMPSLPWEDRLRIATEIARALTYLHSAMAFPIVHRDIKSPNILLDGTLMAKVSDFGASRFIPVDQTKTSTAVQGTFGYLDPVYFYSGKLTEKSDVYSFGVLLMELLTRKKPCSYRSSEEETLVPYFTASLEAGKLIHVLDPQVMEEGGKEVEEVAMLAVACTRIERDHRPTMRQVEMTLESLGAVHDSFIPKYQVVVGTTMEGTSRQYSLEAEHLLSSRYPR; from the exons ATGATTCCGGCAGCAGCGTTGACGGTGTTGCTGCTCCAGCTCCGCCTATCCACGGCAGCGTCTCATGTTACGGCCGGTGCAGGACCGTTGCCGCACTGCCAGACCAGCTGCGGCGCCGTGGAAGTGCCCTACCCATTCGGCATCGGCGACGGGTGCTACTGGCCAGGGTTCAACCTCACCTGCGACCGGACACGCAGCAGGGAGCCGCGGCTGCTCGTCGGCGCCGACCTCCAGGTCGTCGAGATCTCCCTGGCCAACTCCACGGTGCGGATCGTGGACATCGCGGGCCAGGTGAGGCTCACCTTCTCCGTGGGCCTCGACGGCAACGGCACGTGGGGCGGCCTCGGCGCCGCCAGCCCTTACGTGTTGTCGGAGATGCGCAACCAGTTCGTCGTCACGGGATGCAACGTGCAGGTCACGCTGGTTGGGGATAGCGACGACAGCAGCGGTGGCAACGTCATCTGCTGCTGCTCCTCCTTCTGCTCCACCAACAACAAGCTGACAGGTGCCCTGACGAGCTCCCCTGGCTACGGCGCTGCCGGCTGCTGCGACACACCCATCCCAATAGGCCGCCCCTCCTACGGCGTGGAGATGAAGTCGCTGGACTCGAGGAACGAGTACGCCCACAGGCTGCCCATCGCAGTGCGCTTCGCCAAGAGGGGTTGGTTTGAGGGCGCCTACGCCGTGCTGCTCAAAGACTCGCCCGGGTACTCACCCTCGCGCCGCCCGGCGGTCCCCGTCGTCCTTGATTTTGCAGTGGATTCCAAGCCGGTGATGCTGCCAGGGATGGCGACGTCGGGCTGCCCCGTGGACGCGCGGAGGAGCGTGTGCCAGAGCAGACATGCCTCCTGCCGCAACGTCTCCGGAAAGTACCGCAGCGGGTACGTGTGCCGGTGCCTTGACGGGTACCGGGGTAACCCATACCTCGCGGGCGGATGCCAGGACGTCGACGAGTGTGCGCTTCCAGGCATGTGCTTCGGCGAGTGCATCAACACGGCCGGAGGGCACCTATGCCGATGCCAGCGTGGCGCCCATGGTGACCCGCGCATAACAAATGGATGCATCAAATCTTATCTAG GTTTAAGTGCAGGCATAGGAGTTGGCAGTGGAGCGGCCTTTCTAATCATGGTAATTGGTGCTATTTTGGTGACCCGAAAGATGAAGCAACGCAGGGGGAAAATGCTCAAGAAGAAATTCTTCAAGCAAAATCGAGGGCATTTGTTGCAacaattggtgtctcaaaaggcggACATCGCTGAGAGGATGATCATCCCCTTGGTGGAGATACAGAAGGCCACCAATAATTTTGACAAAGCTCGCGAGATTGGTGGAGGAGGGCACGGCACGGTCTACAAAGGCATCATGTCAGACCTGCATGTCGTGGCCATCAAGAAGTCCAAGGTCGCGATCCAGAGGGAGATTGACGAGTTCATAAATGAGGTAGCGATCCTCTCGCAGATCAATCATCGAAATGTGGTGAAGCTCCATGGGTGCTGCCTCGAGACGGAGGTGCCGCTACTGGTTTACGAGTTCATCTCTAATGGGACCCTTTACCATCATCTCCATGTCGAAGAAACCATGCCATCCCTGCCATGGGAAGATCGGCTGAGGATCGCCACCGAAATAGCAAGAGCTCTAACCTACCTTCACTCAGCCATGGCGTTCCCTATAGTCCATAGGGATATTAAGTCCCCAAACATTCTGTTAGATGGCACTCTCATGGCAAAGGTGTCAGACTTTGGAGCTTCGAGGTTCATTCCTGTCGACCAAACAAAGACCTCGACCGCAGTCCAAGGGACATTTGGGTACCTAGACCCCGTGTATTTCTACTCAGGAAAGCTCACCGAGAAGAGCGACGTTTACAGCTTCGGCGTCCTCCTCATGGAGCTTCTCACTAGGAAGAAACCATGCTCATATCGGTCATCCGAGGAGGAAACCCTTGTCCCATATTTCACTGCTTCGCTAGAAGCAGGCAAACTGATTCATGTGCTAGATCCTCAAGTGATGGAAGAAGGCGGCAAGGAAGTTGAAGAAGTAGCTATGTTGGCAGTAGCATGCACGAGGATTGAAAGAGACCACCGGCCAACCATGAGGCAAGTGGAGATGACACTTGAGAGCCTTGGAGCTGTGCATGATAGCTTTATCCCGAAGTATCAAGTGGTTGTGGGTACGACCATGGAGGGAACGAGCCGACAATATAGCTTGGAAGCAGAACATTTGTTGTCATCAAGATACCCCCGGTAG